One Diceros bicornis minor isolate mBicDic1 chromosome 26, mDicBic1.mat.cur, whole genome shotgun sequence DNA segment encodes these proteins:
- the CCL26 gene encoding C-C motif chemokine 26, which yields MKSFPVAPLVLLVFILSVHLGAAIRGSDVAKFCCFQYSHKILPWKYVRSYEFTRSSCSQRAVILTTKRGKKVCAQPKEKWVQRYISLLRAQQQL from the exons ATGAAGAGCTTCCCGGTGGCTCCCCTAGTTCTCCTGGTTTTCATCCTGAGTGTCCATCTCGGAGCTGCCATAC GTGGCAGTGATGTGGCCAAGTTCTGCTGCTTCCAGTACAGCCACAAGATCCTTCCCTGGAAATATGTGCGTTCCTATGAATTCACCAGGAGCAGCTGCTCTCAGCGGGCTGTGAT ACTCACTACCAAAAGAGGCAAGAAAGTCTGTGCACAGCCGAAGGAAAAATGGGTGCAAAGATACATTTCTTTACTGAGAGCCCAGCAACAATTGTGA
- the CCL24 gene encoding C-C motif chemokine 24: protein MAGPATITAGLVLLALCAHHIAAAGAVPIPSSCCMSFISKKIPESRVVSYQLSTRSICPMAGVIFTTKKGQKFCGDPKQRWVQRYVKHLALRENASTGTRQ from the exons ATGGCAGGCCCTGCAACCATCACAGCCGGCCTCGTGCTCCTGGCCCTGTGTGCCCACCACATTGCCGCTGCAG GTGCTGTGCCCATCCCCTCTTCCTGCTGCATGTCCTTCATCTCCAAGAAAATTCCCGAGAGCCGAGTGGTGAGCTACCAGCTGTCCACCAGGAGCATCTGCCCCATGGCGGGAGTGAT CTTCACCACCAAGAAGGGCCAGAAGTTCTGTGGCGACCCCAAGCAGCGCTGGGTCCAGAGGTACGTGAAGCATCTGGCCTTACGGGAGAATGCCTCCACTGGCACCAGGCAATGA